The Williamwhitmania sp. genome has a segment encoding these proteins:
- a CDS encoding T9SS type A sorting domain-containing protein — protein sequence MSGFSKGSTINLLIMDITGKTVLSKRTDSATNSVALDTGFLAPGVYLISIQTDTERVAKRFVKQ from the coding sequence TTGTCAGGGTTTTCAAAAGGGAGCACCATTAACTTACTTATTATGGACATCACGGGTAAAACAGTTCTATCAAAAAGAACAGATAGCGCGACAAACTCTGTTGCTCTTGATACGGGTTTTCTTGCACCGGGAGTTTATCTCATCAGCATACAAACCGATACAGAAAGAGTAGCGAAACGCTTTGTAAAACAGTAG
- a CDS encoding bacteriohemerythrin has protein sequence METIQWTEKISVKNEKIDNQHKKLIKLTNDLILHADATPNSKIVNETLYELLKYTEYHFRVEENLMEKFNYPKLEEHKKKHQDFVYQVAMFCNDVSEGKATVTNEILKFLSSWLIQHISIADQDLVNYL, from the coding sequence ATGGAAACAATTCAATGGACTGAAAAAATTAGTGTAAAAAATGAAAAAATAGATAATCAGCATAAGAAACTGATTAAATTAACAAACGATTTAATTCTGCATGCCGATGCAACGCCAAATTCTAAAATTGTTAATGAAACTCTTTATGAATTATTGAAATACACTGAATATCATTTTCGTGTTGAGGAAAATTTGATGGAAAAATTCAATTACCCAAAACTTGAAGAGCATAAAAAAAAACATCAAGACTTTGTCTATCAAGTTGCAATGTTCTGTAATGATGTATCAGAAGGTAAGGCAACTGTTACAAATGAAATATTAAAATTTCTTTCTAGTTGGCTAATTCAACATATAAGTATAGCTGACCAAGATTTAGTAAATTACTTATAA
- a CDS encoding HEAT repeat domain-containing protein: MNDNEVSSSKDSSVQELIKQLDSESGNERKNARAALVQLGKEVIPFLVKHLSCPKRMTHWEILKTIEEIKDPEAIPFLIEALDEESGDLRWIASIGLIHLGFQVAKPLLLSLTKKKDISVFVLAGAHHVFYELNKKRKIPKDFPIKELLKAFRYPGRKGHLMVIIYKILEEL, translated from the coding sequence ATGAATGATAATGAGGTAAGTTCAAGTAAGGATTCTTCCGTTCAGGAGCTAATTAAGCAGCTTGACAGCGAGAGCGGCAACGAGAGAAAAAATGCCCGTGCAGCGCTGGTTCAGCTGGGCAAAGAGGTGATTCCTTTTTTGGTGAAGCATTTATCCTGCCCTAAACGTATGACCCACTGGGAGATTCTTAAAACAATTGAAGAGATTAAAGATCCTGAAGCTATTCCCTTTCTTATTGAAGCGCTGGATGAGGAGAGTGGCGATTTACGCTGGATTGCTTCCATTGGTTTGATACATCTGGGCTTTCAGGTGGCGAAACCGCTTTTACTTTCACTCACCAAGAAAAAGGATATTTCGGTATTTGTTTTGGCCGGAGCACACCATGTATTTTACGAATTGAACAAGAAAAGAAAAATCCCCAAAGATTTTCCAATTAAGGAACTTTTAAAGGCTTTCAGGTATCCGGGAAGAAAAGGACATCTAATGGTTATTATATATAAAATTCTTGAAGAGTTGTAG
- a CDS encoding chloride channel protein, translated as MKILPKRLLESLDIGIVKSKKYLYQLITYLRTSETVFLLLFANIIGVGAGFGAILFRWLIAFFQKTFFSDGKEVLSFMGPYYVVVIPAVGGIVVGLLIYFFASETKGHGVPEVMLAVATGGGKIRPRVAAMKALVSSICIGSGGSVGREGPIVQISSALGSSLGQLFRFSEDKTKILVACGAAGGISATFNAPLAGIFFALEIILRQYGMRNFSSVVLSAVTATVISRAFLGSNPAFATPPYEILSNWDFIFYVILGFLAALVGWIFIKVLYKSEDLFDAWKIPSYLKPAIGGLALGGIGFYFPEIFGVGYNSIEQVLNEQLAPMLILGLIGLKILATSLTLGSGGSGGVFAPSLFIGVMLGSAFGSLLHILFPGIPISIGGFALVGMAAVFAGSAQAPISAILILFEMTGDYKILIPLMISTVIATIMVRKLSKESIYTLKLRRRGVDIMAIKRLDLMENILVSEAMFKNVITVTETTTVKDAGLMIKSTTHRGFPVLNEEGKLTGMVTQQDINKMLRIGKGDVLVSQIMTTDMILCYPEETLKTALEKLGERNIGRIPVVVHKDSTHLVGIITRKGIIAAYNLELLKKQE; from the coding sequence ATGAAGATACTACCCAAAAGACTCCTGGAGAGTTTGGACATTGGAATAGTGAAGAGCAAAAAATACCTCTATCAGCTGATTACCTACCTCCGAACTTCAGAAACCGTATTTCTACTTCTCTTTGCCAATATTATTGGTGTGGGTGCTGGTTTTGGCGCAATATTGTTCCGCTGGCTCATTGCCTTCTTTCAGAAAACATTCTTTAGTGATGGAAAGGAGGTTCTTTCATTTATGGGCCCATACTATGTGGTGGTGATTCCTGCCGTGGGTGGAATTGTGGTTGGATTGCTAATTTATTTTTTTGCCAGTGAAACAAAGGGACATGGAGTGCCTGAGGTAATGCTTGCTGTTGCCACTGGAGGAGGGAAAATACGTCCTCGCGTGGCGGCAATGAAAGCATTGGTTTCCTCCATATGCATTGGCTCGGGTGGCTCCGTTGGCCGCGAGGGTCCCATCGTTCAGATTAGCTCTGCGCTAGGCTCATCGCTAGGGCAGCTATTTCGCTTTTCGGAGGACAAAACTAAAATACTAGTTGCCTGTGGGGCTGCAGGAGGAATTTCAGCGACGTTCAATGCCCCTCTGGCCGGCATCTTCTTTGCGCTCGAGATAATTCTTCGCCAGTACGGCATGCGGAACTTCTCGTCGGTGGTGCTATCGGCAGTAACTGCTACTGTAATTTCTAGAGCATTTCTGGGATCCAACCCCGCATTTGCAACACCACCGTACGAAATTCTAAGTAACTGGGATTTTATCTTTTACGTCATACTCGGCTTTCTAGCGGCGCTAGTGGGTTGGATATTTATCAAAGTGCTTTATAAGAGCGAGGATCTTTTTGATGCTTGGAAAATCCCATCCTACCTAAAGCCGGCCATTGGTGGCCTAGCTCTTGGGGGCATTGGGTTTTACTTTCCCGAAATTTTTGGTGTTGGATACAACTCCATTGAGCAGGTTTTGAACGAACAGCTGGCTCCAATGTTGATCCTTGGACTTATTGGCCTAAAAATACTTGCCACATCCTTAACACTTGGATCCGGTGGATCGGGAGGCGTTTTTGCACCATCACTCTTTATTGGTGTAATGTTGGGAAGTGCATTTGGTTCCCTGCTTCACATCCTATTCCCCGGCATCCCTATCTCAATTGGTGGCTTTGCATTGGTGGGAATGGCAGCAGTGTTTGCGGGCTCTGCCCAAGCGCCCATCTCGGCAATCCTCATCCTTTTCGAAATGACTGGGGACTATAAAATTCTAATCCCCCTAATGATATCAACGGTTATAGCAACCATAATGGTGAGAAAACTCTCCAAAGAATCTATTTACACGCTCAAGCTCAGAAGAAGAGGTGTGGACATTATGGCCATCAAACGGCTCGATTTGATGGAAAATATTCTGGTGTCGGAGGCAATGTTTAAAAATGTTATTACGGTAACCGAAACAACCACCGTTAAAGATGCAGGGTTGATGATAAAAAGCACAACCCATAGAGGCTTCCCTGTTTTAAATGAAGAAGGAAAGCTAACAGGAATGGTAACCCAGCAGGATATCAACAAAATGCTTAGAATTGGAAAAGGAGACGTTTTGGTGAGCCAAATCATGACTACAGACATGATTCTTTGTTACCCAGAAGAGACGTTGAAAACAGCTCTTGAGAAGCTGGGTGAAAGAAACATTGGACGTATTCCAGTGGTAGTACATAAAGACTCAACGCATTTGGTTGGAATCATTACCCGAAAAGGAATTATTGCCGCCTACAACTTGGAACTACTCAAAAAGCAGGAATAG
- a CDS encoding plasma-membrane proton-efflux P-type ATPase, with protein sequence MGKKVTKDSKANEPNLESKSAAKNDLQSIPLDELEKRLASSPDGLTQDEAKKRLIQYGPNEIEEKKVNSFLKFLTYFWGPIPWMIEAAVILSAIDKHWPDFSIILVLLLANAVVGFMEEHEAGNAIEALKAKLAVKARVKRDGEWTTPPARELVPGDVIRLRLGDIVPADARLLDGDSVEVDQSALTGESLPITRKKGEAVFSGSIIRQGEVGALVYGTGANTYFGKTAQLVQDAHTVSHFQKAVLKIGNYLIMLAVALVAIIIGVALFRGDPLLVTLQFALVLTVAAIPVAMPTVLSVTMAVGARLLAKKEAIVSRLVAVEELAGVDTLCADKTGTLTQNKLTLGDPFCLNNIKVEQVILYGALASRAENNDTIDLAVIGGLKDKNILKGYEVVHFMPFDPVHKRTEATVKDKDGREIKVSKGAPQVILELASNAAEVKPAVDKAVNEFASRGFRSLGVAQAGDDGKWMFVGVLPLFDPPREDAKETIATALAMGVRIKMVTGDALAIAKETAEKLNLGANIFDASGLGDSKKTESATMAKSIEDADGFAQVFPEHKFHIVDVLQKRGHIVGMTGDGVNDAPALKKADCGIAVSDATDAARAAAAIVLLTPGLSVIIDAIKESRKIFQRMNSYAIYRIAETLRVLLFMTLAILIFNFYPLTAVMIVMLALLNDGAILSIAYDNVHYKSQPEAWNMRMVLGIATVLGVIGPIAAFGLFYLGDHVFHLDRPHLQTLMYLLLSVAGHLTIFLTRTRGPFWSIRPAKILWIAVLGTQILATFIAVYGLFMTPLGWGWAGFVWGYAILWFLLTDRIKLLAYKIFDPLKPKVNAGVAAS encoded by the coding sequence ATGGGAAAAAAAGTTACAAAAGATTCAAAGGCCAACGAACCAAATCTTGAATCGAAATCCGCGGCAAAGAACGATCTGCAGTCTATTCCTCTTGATGAGTTGGAAAAAAGATTAGCATCATCACCAGATGGACTCACTCAAGATGAAGCAAAGAAGAGATTAATTCAGTATGGACCAAACGAGATTGAAGAGAAGAAGGTCAATTCGTTTCTGAAGTTTCTTACCTACTTTTGGGGCCCCATCCCGTGGATGATTGAAGCGGCTGTAATCCTTTCAGCAATCGATAAGCATTGGCCGGACTTTTCCATCATACTGGTATTGCTTTTGGCTAACGCAGTGGTAGGCTTTATGGAAGAGCACGAAGCGGGGAATGCCATCGAAGCGCTTAAGGCTAAGCTAGCAGTAAAGGCTAGAGTAAAGCGTGATGGCGAGTGGACTACCCCTCCCGCCCGCGAACTAGTGCCGGGTGATGTTATTCGCCTACGCCTTGGCGACATTGTGCCAGCTGATGCCCGCTTGCTGGATGGCGATTCCGTGGAGGTGGATCAGTCGGCGCTGACGGGGGAATCGCTACCCATAACGAGGAAAAAGGGCGAAGCAGTATTTTCGGGCTCCATTATCCGGCAAGGGGAAGTTGGCGCACTCGTGTATGGCACCGGTGCCAATACCTATTTTGGCAAAACGGCCCAGCTAGTGCAGGATGCACATACTGTTAGTCACTTCCAAAAGGCCGTTTTAAAAATTGGCAATTACCTAATCATGCTTGCGGTTGCATTGGTGGCCATAATCATTGGGGTTGCCCTATTCCGTGGAGACCCACTCCTTGTCACGCTTCAGTTTGCCCTTGTGCTTACAGTAGCCGCAATTCCGGTGGCAATGCCCACAGTGCTGTCGGTTACAATGGCGGTTGGTGCTCGCCTGCTCGCCAAAAAAGAGGCAATAGTTAGCCGGCTGGTGGCCGTAGAGGAGTTGGCTGGGGTGGATACGCTTTGTGCCGACAAAACGGGCACACTTACCCAGAATAAGCTAACGCTGGGCGATCCATTTTGCTTGAACAATATTAAGGTTGAGCAGGTAATTCTTTATGGCGCACTTGCTTCACGCGCAGAGAACAACGATACCATTGACCTCGCCGTTATTGGTGGTTTAAAAGATAAGAATATTCTGAAGGGCTACGAAGTGGTTCACTTCATGCCTTTCGACCCTGTACATAAGCGAACCGAAGCCACCGTTAAGGATAAGGACGGAAGGGAGATTAAGGTGTCGAAGGGTGCCCCACAGGTTATTCTCGAACTGGCCTCCAACGCTGCAGAGGTAAAGCCAGCAGTGGACAAGGCCGTGAACGAATTTGCTTCACGAGGATTTCGCTCGCTGGGGGTTGCACAGGCAGGTGACGATGGAAAATGGATGTTTGTTGGCGTATTGCCCCTATTCGACCCACCAAGAGAAGATGCCAAGGAAACCATTGCTACCGCCCTTGCCATGGGCGTAAGGATTAAAATGGTTACCGGCGACGCGCTGGCCATAGCGAAAGAAACGGCCGAAAAGCTAAACCTTGGTGCCAACATCTTTGATGCCAGCGGGCTTGGAGACTCCAAAAAAACGGAGTCTGCCACCATGGCCAAATCCATTGAAGATGCCGACGGGTTTGCTCAGGTGTTCCCTGAGCATAAGTTCCACATTGTGGATGTGCTCCAAAAAAGAGGACATATTGTGGGCATGACAGGTGATGGTGTGAATGACGCTCCTGCACTGAAAAAAGCAGACTGCGGCATTGCAGTTTCCGATGCAACTGATGCAGCAAGGGCTGCTGCCGCAATTGTGCTATTAACACCCGGATTATCGGTAATTATTGACGCCATTAAGGAGAGCCGGAAGATTTTCCAACGCATGAACAGCTACGCCATCTACCGTATCGCGGAGACGCTGCGCGTGCTGTTGTTTATGACGCTGGCAATCCTAATCTTCAACTTTTACCCTCTCACAGCGGTGATGATTGTAATGCTTGCATTGCTCAACGATGGCGCCATCCTCTCCATAGCCTACGACAACGTTCACTATAAAAGTCAACCGGAGGCTTGGAATATGCGCATGGTGCTGGGCATTGCCACGGTGCTGGGAGTAATTGGTCCCATTGCTGCATTTGGGCTCTTCTACCTTGGTGACCATGTCTTTCACCTCGACAGACCTCATCTTCAAACGCTCATGTACTTGCTCCTATCGGTGGCTGGTCACTTAACAATATTCCTGACTCGAACGAGAGGTCCATTCTGGTCCATACGTCCGGCAAAGATTTTGTGGATTGCCGTTTTAGGAACACAGATATTGGCGACATTCATCGCCGTTTACGGTCTATTTATGACGCCACTTGGCTGGGGTTGGGCTGGATTTGTTTGGGGTTATGCAATACTGTGGTTCCTCTTAACCGACCGTATAAAGCTGCTTGCCTATAAGATTTTCGATCCACTAAAGCCTAAAGTTAATGCAGGTGTAGCAGCAAGCTAA